One segment of Pandoraea pnomenusa DNA contains the following:
- the metE gene encoding 5-methyltetrahydropteroyltriglutamate--homocysteine S-methyltransferase, protein MAKTHNLGYPRIGAKRELKFGQEAYWKGQSSRDELKALGASLRLRHWQDQAALNLVPVGDFAFYDQVLDMSFTLGNLPERVQGFHGDALDNYFRVARGRSALGTDAHAHCCGGVTAGEMTKWFDTNYHYIVPEFTAATTFALDASRLVEQVAEARAAGVRAKPVIIGPVTYLWLGKAKDDSDKLALLPRLLPVYAALLETLAAQGVEWVQIDEPILVTELSPEWRTAFETTYAALADAPVKRLLATYFGELQDNLPLACRLPVDGLHLDAVNARGEVDAVVAALPAHSIVSLGVVNGRNIWKADLAATLDWLEPLASRLGGRLWIAPSCSLLHVPVDLDSEEKLDADIKSWLAFARQKLAEVDVLARAINSGRDAVAAELAANAAAIASRRASPRVHNPEVKTAVAKIEASLGRRLKPYAERAPKQAARLKLPLYPTTTIGSFPQTAEIRTARSRFKAGELDQAGYIAAMQAEIARSVREQEALGLDVLVHGEAERNDMVEYFGEQLEGYAFSQFGWVQSYGSRCVKPPIMFGDIRRPKAMTVEWIRYAQSLTDKPMKGMLTGPVTILNWSFVRDDQPRSVSCFQLALAIREEVLDLERAGVRVIQIDEAALREGLPLRRAQWQAYLDWAVESFRITANGVRDDTQIHTHMCYSEFNDIIAAIAAMDADVITIETSRSDMELLDAFDSFQYPNEIGPGVYDIHSPNIPSQAQIVALMKKAAERIPATRLWVNPDCGLKTRQWSEVVPALQNMVAAARTLRAQ, encoded by the coding sequence ATGGCAAAGACACACAATCTGGGATATCCGCGCATCGGCGCGAAACGCGAACTGAAGTTTGGTCAGGAGGCGTATTGGAAGGGCCAATCGTCACGCGACGAACTCAAGGCGCTTGGCGCGTCGCTGCGCCTGCGCCACTGGCAGGACCAAGCGGCGCTCAATCTGGTGCCGGTCGGCGACTTTGCCTTTTACGATCAGGTGCTCGACATGAGCTTCACGCTGGGCAACCTGCCCGAGCGCGTGCAAGGCTTTCATGGCGATGCACTGGACAATTACTTCCGCGTGGCGCGCGGGCGTTCCGCCCTGGGTACGGATGCGCACGCGCATTGCTGTGGTGGCGTGACCGCCGGCGAAATGACCAAGTGGTTCGATACGAATTATCACTACATCGTGCCGGAATTTACCGCCGCCACGACCTTCGCCCTCGACGCGTCGCGACTCGTCGAGCAAGTTGCTGAAGCTCGCGCCGCCGGCGTGAGGGCGAAGCCCGTGATCATTGGCCCGGTCACGTATCTGTGGCTGGGCAAGGCCAAGGACGACAGCGACAAGCTGGCTTTGCTGCCGAGGCTGCTCCCGGTGTACGCGGCGCTGCTCGAGACATTGGCCGCGCAGGGCGTGGAATGGGTCCAGATCGACGAACCGATTCTCGTCACTGAACTGAGCCCAGAATGGCGCACGGCGTTCGAGACGACGTATGCCGCGCTTGCCGACGCACCGGTCAAGCGCCTGCTGGCCACGTACTTCGGTGAGCTTCAGGACAATCTCCCGCTCGCCTGCCGCCTGCCCGTCGATGGTCTGCACCTGGATGCCGTGAACGCGCGGGGCGAAGTCGACGCTGTTGTCGCCGCCTTGCCCGCACACAGCATCGTGTCGCTGGGCGTGGTCAATGGCCGCAACATCTGGAAGGCGGACCTCGCCGCCACCCTCGACTGGCTCGAGCCGCTCGCGAGCCGATTGGGCGGGCGCCTTTGGATTGCGCCGTCGTGCTCGCTGCTCCATGTGCCCGTCGACCTGGACAGCGAGGAGAAACTCGACGCGGACATCAAGTCGTGGCTCGCATTCGCCCGGCAGAAGCTGGCCGAAGTCGACGTGCTCGCGCGCGCCATCAATTCAGGGCGCGACGCGGTGGCCGCCGAACTTGCCGCCAACGCCGCAGCCATCGCGAGCCGCCGCGCTTCGCCGCGCGTGCACAACCCCGAGGTGAAGACGGCGGTGGCGAAGATCGAGGCTTCGCTGGGACGCCGCCTGAAGCCGTATGCCGAGCGCGCCCCGAAGCAGGCGGCCAGGCTGAAGCTGCCGCTCTACCCGACCACGACCATCGGTTCGTTCCCGCAAACAGCGGAAATCCGTACCGCCCGCAGCCGCTTCAAGGCGGGCGAGCTGGATCAGGCCGGCTACATCGCGGCGATGCAGGCCGAGATCGCGCGCAGCGTGCGCGAGCAGGAGGCACTGGGGCTGGACGTGCTTGTGCACGGCGAAGCCGAGCGCAACGACATGGTGGAGTACTTCGGCGAGCAACTGGAGGGCTACGCGTTCAGCCAGTTCGGGTGGGTGCAGTCGTACGGTTCGCGCTGTGTGAAACCGCCCATCATGTTCGGTGACATTCGCCGTCCCAAGGCGATGACCGTGGAGTGGATCCGGTACGCCCAGTCGCTCACCGACAAACCGATGAAGGGCATGCTGACCGGCCCAGTCACGATTCTGAACTGGTCTTTCGTGCGCGACGACCAGCCTCGGTCGGTCTCGTGCTTCCAGCTCGCCCTGGCGATTCGTGAGGAGGTGCTCGATCTCGAACGCGCCGGCGTGCGCGTGATCCAGATCGACGAAGCCGCCCTGCGCGAAGGCCTGCCGCTGCGGCGCGCCCAGTGGCAGGCGTATCTGGACTGGGCGGTGGAATCGTTCCGCATCACCGCCAACGGGGTGCGTGACGACACGCAGATCCACACGCACATGTGCTATTCGGAGTTCAACGACATCATCGCGGCAATCGCCGCGATGGACGCCGACGTGATCACCATCGAAACGTCGCGCTCGGACATGGAGTTGCTCGACGCGTTCGACTCGTTCCAGTACCCGAACGAGATCGGGCCGGGCGTGTACGACATCCACTCGCCGAACATCCCGTCCCAGGCGCAAATCGTGGCGCTCATGAAGAAGGCGGCCGAGCGCATTCCCGCCACGCGACTCTGGGTCAATCCGGACTGCGGGCTGAAAACGCGCCAATGGTCCGAAGTGGTCCCGGCGCTGCAAAACATGGTGGCGGCGGCAAGGACGCTGCGCGCGCAATAG